The proteins below come from a single Metarhizium brunneum chromosome 1, complete sequence genomic window:
- the SUMF1 gene encoding Formylglycine-generating enzyme, with translation MQAQLGKFIRVSAFLASLVTTAGFVTAESPNISQLRADLTSLANTLRWNITTQDTYAPVQQAALSAYSTLTSVARKHHKAIPQADQFSETLERLIAESRYLVDLSAPADYEPSVLDSVMFLTGSVDEWRFTIDTISTKLELPSSYQAPRLRQSTAATGINRETAPGTEFRDADTGPVMVVIPTGTFTAGSTPEEHERWQVPQNRRDFELPQRRVSIATPLAIGKTEVTVDEFDTFVRETSYQPRGGARWWNPDNSTAMVFNQDLNYLNPGFAQTPDSPVVAITRQDAVAYADWLSAITGATYRLPTEDEWEWAARGGTQDTFFWGNQLDDVVSYANSFDITSKRVNGFRWANTPVDDGFAWTAPVASFQPNAFGLYDVTANAREFCADTWVRDLSDAAADGSVHVGAAPFPVVRGGAWNYQPQNLRINYRSAYFSSEVATNMFGFRLVREL, from the coding sequence ATGCAGGCCCAGCTAGGAAAATTCATACGTGTCAGCGCGTTCCTAGCATCGCTCGTGACGACGGCAGGCTTCGTGACAGCGGAATCGCCTAATATCAGTCAGCTGCGAGCCGACCTGACTTCTCTCGCCAATACTCTACGATGGAATATCACTACCCAGGACACCTATGCACCTGTGCAGCAGGCAGCTCTTTCTGCCTACTCGACCCTGACCTCCGTGGCCCGCAAACATCACAAGGCAATTCCGCAGGCGGACCAGTTCTCCGAGACTCTTGAGCGTCTTATTGCCGAAAGCCGATACCTGGTAGACTTGTCCGCGCCCGCAGACTATGAACCAAGTGTTTTAGACTCGGTCATGTTCCTGACGGGAAGCGTCGACGAATGGCGATTTACCATCGACACCATCAGCACGAAATTGGAGCTGCCCTCCAGCTACCAAGCTCCGCGACTTAGACAgagcaccgccgccaccggcATCAACCGCGAGACTGCTCCGGGGACCGAGTTCCGCGATGCTGACACAGGACCAGTCATGGTCGTCATCCCTACCGGAACTTTCACCGCAGGCTCTACCCCCGAGGAACACGAGCGCTGGCAGGTTCCGCAAAACCGGCGCGATTTCGAGCTGCCGCAACGAAGAGTCAGCATCGCCACCCCTCTAGCCATCGGCAAGACAGAAGTCACGGTAGACGAGTTCGACACCTTTGTCCGGGAGACCAGCTACCAGCCGCGAGGCGGAGCACGCTGGTGGAATCCAGACAACAGCACCGCCATGGTCTTCAACCAAGACCTAAACTACCTCAACCCGGGGTTCGCCCAGACCCCCGACTCGCCGgtcgtcgccatcacaaGGCAAGACGCCGTAGCCTACGCAGACTGGCTGTCCGCCATCACCGGAGCCACGTACCGGCTTCCCACGGAGGACGAATGGGAGTGGGCAGCCCGCGGCGGCACCCAGGACACCTTCTTCTGGGGAAACCAGCTGGACGACGTCGTCTCGTACGCCAACAGCTTCGACATCACGTCCAAGAGGGTCAATGGCTTCCGCTGGGCTAATACCCCggtcgacgacggcttcGCGTGGACCGCCCCCGTGGCTTCCTTCCAGCCCAACGCCTTTGGGCTATACGACGTGACGGCAAACGCTAGGGAGTTTTGCGCAGATACATGGGTACGGGACCTGAGCGATGCCGCGGCCGATGGCTCCGTTCATGTTGGCGCCGCGCCGTTTCCGGTGGTGCGCGGCGGCGCTTGGAATTACCAGCCGCAGAATCTGAGGATCAACTATCGCAGCGCGTACTTTTCTAGCGAGGTCGCTACCAACATGTTTGGTTTTCGGTTGGTGCGGGAGCTCTGA